The following are from one region of the Streptomyces tuirus genome:
- a CDS encoding GNAT family N-acetyltransferase: MTPIPGADDIDVRPIAESEFADWLRAVNTGFLRAAPVTDEEVEGRRERFVEGRCLGAFDRGRCVATFRSFDQELTAVGGASVAADAISGVTVTATHRRRGLLSRMMARDLAAAKERGDVAATLIAAEYPIYGRYGFGPATWMAEWTVDVPRAGLDARWAGPADGGRVDLVEGEDVRKLGPELHERLRRGRPGAIDRSEFWWRAQTGALPWDSSWKPPFFAVYRSASGEVEGMAAYEVDDNWGDAKQPLNTATVRWLTGVTPAAERALWEYVCSVDWVVTVKSGQRAPDDLLPHLLPDPRAARITSLADWLWVRVLDVERALEARTYEGTGALVLEVAGVDGLTGGRYRLEASPEGASCTPTGESAELELGLGELGALWLGDESAVRLAALGRVREERAGAARKADALLRTSRRPWCPDLF, encoded by the coding sequence ATGACCCCCATACCCGGCGCCGACGACATCGACGTACGCCCGATCGCGGAATCCGAGTTCGCCGACTGGCTGCGTGCCGTGAACACCGGCTTTCTGCGGGCGGCTCCTGTGACCGACGAGGAGGTCGAGGGCCGGCGCGAGCGGTTCGTGGAAGGCCGCTGCCTCGGAGCCTTCGACCGCGGCAGGTGTGTGGCGACCTTCCGGTCCTTCGACCAGGAGCTCACGGCCGTGGGCGGCGCGAGCGTCGCGGCCGACGCGATCTCGGGGGTCACCGTCACCGCCACCCACCGTCGTCGCGGGCTGCTCAGCCGCATGATGGCGCGGGACCTGGCAGCCGCGAAGGAGCGCGGGGACGTGGCCGCGACGCTGATCGCCGCCGAGTACCCGATCTACGGCCGCTACGGCTTCGGGCCCGCGACCTGGATGGCGGAGTGGACGGTCGACGTGCCGCGCGCCGGCCTCGACGCCCGCTGGGCGGGCCCGGCGGACGGCGGGCGGGTCGACCTGGTGGAGGGCGAGGACGTCCGCAAGCTCGGCCCCGAGCTGCACGAGCGGCTGCGCCGCGGCCGGCCCGGCGCGATCGACCGCTCCGAGTTCTGGTGGCGGGCGCAGACCGGGGCCCTGCCGTGGGACAGTTCGTGGAAGCCGCCCTTCTTCGCCGTGTACCGCTCGGCGTCCGGCGAGGTCGAGGGAATGGCCGCCTACGAGGTGGACGACAACTGGGGTGACGCCAAGCAGCCGTTGAACACGGCGACCGTGCGGTGGCTCACCGGAGTGACACCGGCCGCGGAACGCGCGCTGTGGGAGTACGTCTGCTCCGTCGACTGGGTCGTGACGGTGAAGAGCGGCCAGCGGGCGCCCGACGATCTGCTCCCGCACCTCCTGCCCGATCCGCGGGCGGCCAGGATCACTTCGCTGGCCGACTGGCTGTGGGTGCGCGTCCTGGACGTCGAACGGGCGCTGGAGGCGCGGACGTACGAGGGCACGGGGGCGCTGGTGCTGGAGGTCGCCGGTGTGGACGGGCTGACCGGCGGGCGCTACCGGCTGGAGGCCTCGCCCGAGGGGGCGTCCTGCACGCCGACCGGCGAGAGCGCGGAACTCGAGCTGGGACTGGGCGAGTTGGGGGCACTGTGGCTCGGGGACGAGTCGGCGGTGCGGCTGGCGGCGCTGGGCCGGGTGCGCGAAGAACGAGCGGGCGCCGCCCGGAAGGCCGACGCCCTGCTGCGTACGTCCAGGCGGCCTTGGTGCCCGGACCTGTTCTGA